The Allocatelliglobosispora scoriae genome contains a region encoding:
- a CDS encoding XRE family transcriptional regulator — protein sequence MGDLVRGSSKRPAWAQRIKAERTARGWSQTNAVAALRTNATQPLAGDGSLLRNWKRWEAGDAEPDGFYKPLIAKTFGTVTAAIFPNVVRRSPDAELLTDAGLDTLEIVSRLRVSDVSQSTLDALHIAVDRLCCDYPHVTAEQLHRDGQAWLHRITSLLDRRLTLAQHQQVLNLAGWVALLVGCVEYDLGRRQQAEATRQAALSLGLESGSAQIQGWAHEMRAWYALTRGDYLGVIAATETGEAVAPNQSVAVQLAAQRAKAWARLGNRKHAAEALDQGRALLEKQPYPDNLDHHFIVDPAKFDFYAMDCYRLLGDDNLAGMYANEVIKSSTDFDGFERRPMRLAEARITLGVIAGREGNLDKAVEHGTKALSADRQSIPSLVMCSQELRELLQQRYPNEPQTQMYMEKLSTLASTAAN from the coding sequence ATGGGTGATCTGGTGCGTGGCAGCAGCAAACGTCCCGCATGGGCGCAAAGAATCAAGGCGGAACGCACGGCACGGGGCTGGTCCCAGACGAACGCCGTCGCCGCGTTGCGAACGAACGCGACGCAGCCGCTCGCGGGCGACGGCAGCCTGTTGCGGAACTGGAAGCGGTGGGAGGCCGGCGACGCCGAGCCCGACGGCTTCTACAAGCCGCTGATCGCGAAGACCTTCGGTACGGTCACCGCCGCGATCTTCCCGAACGTCGTACGGCGCAGCCCCGACGCGGAGCTCCTCACCGACGCGGGCCTGGACACACTGGAGATCGTGTCGCGGCTGCGCGTCTCGGACGTCTCGCAGTCCACCCTCGACGCGCTGCACATCGCGGTCGACCGGCTCTGCTGCGACTACCCCCACGTCACCGCCGAGCAGCTGCACCGCGACGGCCAGGCGTGGCTGCACCGCATCACCAGCCTGCTCGACCGGCGCCTCACCCTCGCCCAGCACCAGCAGGTCCTCAACCTCGCCGGCTGGGTCGCCCTGCTCGTGGGCTGCGTGGAGTACGACCTCGGCCGCCGCCAGCAGGCCGAGGCGACCCGACAGGCCGCGCTCTCGCTCGGACTCGAGTCGGGCAGCGCCCAGATCCAGGGGTGGGCCCACGAGATGCGCGCCTGGTACGCGCTGACCCGCGGCGACTACCTGGGTGTCATCGCCGCGACCGAGACCGGTGAGGCGGTGGCGCCCAACCAGAGCGTCGCGGTGCAGCTCGCCGCCCAGCGCGCCAAGGCCTGGGCCCGGCTCGGCAACCGCAAGCACGCCGCCGAGGCCCTCGACCAGGGCCGGGCGCTGCTGGAGAAGCAGCCCTACCCGGACAACCTGGACCACCACTTCATCGTCGACCCGGCGAAGTTCGACTTCTACGCCATGGACTGCTACCGGCTGCTCGGCGACGACAACCTCGCCGGGATGTACGCCAACGAGGTGATCAAGTCCTCCACCGACTTCGACGGCTTCGAGCGGCGGCCGATGCGGCTCGCCGAGGCCCGGATCACCCTCGGCGTGATCGCCGGACGCGAGGGCAACCTCGACAAGGCCGTCGAGCACGGCACCAAGGCGCTCAGCGCCGATCGGCAGTCGATCCCGTCGCTCGTCATGTGCTCCCAGGAACTGCGCGAACTGCTGCAGCAGCGCTACCCGAACGAGCCGCAGACGCAGATGTACATGGAGAAGCTCAGCACCCTCGCCTCGACTGCGGCGAACTGA
- a CDS encoding helix-turn-helix domain-containing protein has protein sequence MTNDDRPSAAGATSAADYVAALRALRQWSGLSYRAMEKRAAANGDVLPRSTVITMLSRETLPREELAAAMARACGCTPDEVDTWVTARRRLAAANATPNHHTQDLAPGTPPSRFAAERPVDRPSRPPFAAERDGEGDGEADGRRVRRWVLAGAAGLVGVLIVVFVLNRSATADRKPDAGASTRHGPAAGTVIAELTDDATIERARPDGPGDPAVLVSCGPVCATDVAGQSRILLRFRVSGGVGNCPGQATLRLWRLGAGGPVDVYRANSKWEQSTVGWNAQQKAGTWLADTGDTGTDGWESLRFPLAAADGVLALTLIGKQAAPVTFASSEHPTRAHPAELRIDYTCP, from the coding sequence GTGACGAACGACGATCGGCCATCGGCCGCGGGGGCGACCTCCGCGGCCGATTACGTCGCCGCCCTGCGGGCTCTGCGGCAGTGGAGCGGGCTGTCCTACCGGGCGATGGAGAAGCGGGCCGCCGCCAACGGCGACGTGCTGCCCCGGTCCACGGTGATCACGATGCTCTCGCGGGAGACGCTGCCCCGCGAGGAGCTCGCCGCCGCGATGGCCCGGGCCTGCGGCTGCACCCCGGACGAGGTCGACACCTGGGTCACCGCCCGCCGCCGCCTCGCCGCCGCGAACGCCACGCCGAACCACCACACCCAAGACCTCGCGCCGGGTACGCCGCCGTCACGTTTTGCAGCAGAGCGGCCTGTCGACAGGCCGTCGAGGCCACCGTTTGCTGCAGAACGTGACGGGGAGGGTGACGGGGAGGCTGACGGGCGGCGGGTGCGGCGGTGGGTGCTCGCGGGGGCGGCGGGGCTGGTGGGCGTACTCATCGTGGTGTTCGTCCTGAACCGGTCGGCGACGGCGGACCGCAAGCCCGATGCCGGCGCGAGCACCCGGCACGGGCCCGCGGCCGGGACCGTGATCGCGGAGCTGACCGACGACGCGACCATCGAGCGGGCCCGGCCGGACGGCCCCGGCGACCCGGCGGTCCTCGTCTCCTGCGGGCCCGTCTGCGCCACCGACGTGGCCGGGCAGAGCCGCATCCTGCTGCGGTTCCGGGTGAGCGGCGGTGTCGGCAACTGCCCCGGCCAGGCGACGCTGCGGCTGTGGCGGCTCGGTGCCGGCGGACCGGTCGACGTCTACCGCGCGAACAGCAAGTGGGAGCAGTCGACGGTGGGCTGGAACGCGCAGCAGAAGGCCGGTACGTGGCTCGCCGACACCGGCGACACCGGGACCGACGGCTGGGAGTCGCTGCGATTCCCGCTGGCGGCGGCCGACGGCGTGCTCGCCCTGACGCTGATCGGCAAGCAGGCAGCGCCGGTGACGTTCGCGTCGAGCGAGCACCCGACCCGGGCCCACCCGGCGGAGCTGCGCATCGACTACACCTGCCCGTGA
- a CDS encoding HU family DNA-binding protein: MNRAQLVHILAVRLGGERRAAAAVDAVLAEIQAAVARGDRVLLMGFGVFERRVRPARTVRNPRTGGVHRVPQAVVPVFRPGAGFRQSVRTGVAPARRGPTGRSNMEVALGHLGSAGYRLTSASLRNLAMIVDRGEQALAARRTAAIEARRNLVVLLDRAMHLAAERGRTTVDDRMLRAALRGLCPLPPWCRDG, translated from the coding sequence GTGAACAGAGCGCAGCTCGTCCATATCCTGGCCGTTCGACTCGGCGGGGAGCGGAGAGCCGCGGCCGCCGTCGACGCCGTCCTGGCGGAGATCCAGGCCGCCGTCGCCCGGGGCGATCGGGTGCTGCTCATGGGTTTCGGCGTTTTCGAGCGGCGCGTCCGCCCCGCCCGCACGGTACGCAATCCGCGCACCGGTGGCGTGCACCGGGTTCCGCAGGCGGTCGTCCCGGTCTTCCGGCCCGGGGCCGGTTTCCGCCAGTCGGTGCGGACCGGGGTCGCCCCGGCCCGGCGCGGACCCACCGGCCGGTCCAACATGGAGGTCGCGCTGGGCCACCTCGGCTCGGCCGGCTACCGGCTCACCTCGGCCTCGCTGCGCAACCTCGCGATGATCGTCGATCGGGGTGAGCAGGCGCTCGCCGCCCGGCGTACGGCGGCGATCGAGGCTCGTCGCAACCTGGTCGTGCTGCTGGACCGGGCGATGCACCTCGCCGCCGAGCGGGGCCGCACGACGGTCGACGACCGGATGCTGCGGGCGGCGCTGCGCGGCCTGTGCCCGCTGCCGCCGTGGTGCCGCGATGGCTGA
- a CDS encoding N-acetylglucosamine kinase has protein sequence MQDLVLGLDVGGTASRALVTTLDGTPVGSGVAGAGNPVGVPVEVACAEVSTALAAALRGLDPARIVAGVLGIAGTSRFGDPAVAGAFDAVWRAAGLSCPVRPIGDVVVAYAAGTDEVTGTVLISGTGAIAARISGETMLSSADGMGWLLGDLGSGFWLGRTAATAVARELHAGRDGALVRALLSVLPGGSADAFVTAVHERPPRDLAKLAPLVLGAVADDPIAARIADEAADHLVATAAEVWHPGDPVVLAGSVLTGGPVLRDRVRERLADRRPGVVVPIAEAGTVGAARLAARGVLAD, from the coding sequence ATGCAGGACTTGGTGCTGGGGCTCGACGTCGGAGGCACGGCTTCCCGGGCGCTGGTGACGACGCTCGACGGGACCCCGGTCGGCAGCGGCGTCGCCGGGGCGGGCAACCCGGTCGGCGTACCCGTCGAGGTCGCCTGTGCGGAGGTCTCCACGGCGCTGGCGGCGGCGCTGCGCGGCCTGGACCCGGCGCGGATCGTCGCGGGGGTGCTCGGCATCGCCGGGACCAGTCGGTTCGGCGACCCGGCGGTGGCCGGCGCGTTCGACGCCGTGTGGCGCGCGGCCGGGCTGTCCTGCCCGGTGCGGCCGATCGGCGACGTGGTGGTCGCCTATGCGGCCGGCACCGACGAGGTGACCGGAACGGTTCTCATCTCCGGCACCGGCGCGATCGCCGCGCGGATCTCCGGCGAGACCATGCTGAGCAGCGCCGACGGGATGGGATGGCTGCTCGGCGACCTCGGTTCCGGGTTCTGGCTGGGGCGGACTGCCGCGACCGCGGTGGCTCGGGAGTTGCACGCGGGACGCGACGGCGCGCTGGTGCGGGCGCTGCTGAGCGTGTTGCCCGGCGGGAGTGCGGACGCCTTCGTGACCGCGGTGCACGAGCGGCCGCCCCGCGACCTCGCCAAGCTGGCACCGCTCGTGCTGGGCGCGGTCGCGGACGATCCGATCGCGGCCCGGATCGCGGACGAGGCGGCCGACCACCTGGTCGCGACGGCGGCCGAGGTGTGGCACCCGGGGGATCCGGTCGTGCTCGCGGGCAGCGTGCTCACCGGCGGACCGGTGCTGCGCGATCGGGTCCGGGAGCGGCTCGCCGACCGCCGGCCGGGAGTCGTGGTGCCGATCGCCGAGGCCGGGACCGTCGGTGCGGCGCGGCTCGCGGCCCGGGGAGTCCTGGCGGATTAG
- a CDS encoding family 16 glycosylhydrolase: MSPVRTIRHRAALAAASAAAVVITGSVAAFTATAPASAAACNQVLFDDFNYTSSSDSAINSRGWSVRTNTGGPGVPGAAWPASNISFPSITGGKALQLRAATDGTSGGTSQAEFLSSSRRFFEGTYGARVKFADAPDSGTDGDHLVETFFTITPLNFDLDPNYGEIDFEYLPNGGWGEQGPIFYQTTWETYRNEPWLAENTHTEERASYNGWHDLAFQVSGGHVKYFIDGVQVADHSGIYYPETPMSLNFNLWFIDTAAHTSGTSVYTQQVDYFYHTVGEAIAPSELSSRVSALRSSAVGFTDTMGTGGGTCPTGSPSASSTSKPPSPSVSPSTSVSPSPSRSPSTSPSPSGPVGGCGTLRAWDWGTVYLEGELVKHAGHKWRARWWTLGSEPGLTAQWEDKGLC; this comes from the coding sequence ATGTCACCTGTCCGTACCATCCGCCACCGGGCAGCCCTCGCGGCGGCCTCGGCGGCAGCGGTAGTGATCACCGGCAGCGTCGCCGCGTTCACCGCCACCGCGCCGGCCTCGGCCGCCGCCTGCAACCAGGTCCTCTTCGACGACTTCAACTACACGTCGTCGTCGGACTCGGCGATCAACAGCCGGGGCTGGTCCGTGCGGACCAACACCGGCGGACCGGGCGTACCCGGTGCCGCCTGGCCCGCGTCGAACATCAGCTTCCCCTCGATCACCGGCGGCAAGGCCCTGCAACTACGGGCCGCGACCGACGGCACGAGCGGCGGCACCAGCCAGGCGGAGTTCCTCAGCTCCTCCCGGCGGTTCTTCGAGGGCACCTACGGCGCCCGGGTCAAGTTCGCCGACGCGCCGGACTCCGGCACCGACGGCGATCACCTGGTGGAGACGTTCTTCACGATCACCCCGCTCAACTTCGACCTCGACCCCAACTACGGCGAGATCGACTTCGAGTACCTGCCCAACGGCGGCTGGGGCGAGCAGGGACCGATCTTCTACCAGACCACCTGGGAGACCTACCGCAACGAGCCGTGGCTCGCGGAGAACACCCACACCGAGGAGCGGGCCAGCTACAACGGCTGGCACGACCTCGCCTTCCAGGTCAGCGGCGGGCACGTCAAGTACTTCATCGACGGCGTGCAGGTCGCGGACCACTCGGGGATCTACTACCCCGAGACGCCGATGTCGCTGAACTTCAACCTCTGGTTCATCGACACGGCGGCGCACACCAGCGGCACCAGCGTCTACACCCAGCAGGTGGACTACTTCTACCACACGGTGGGAGAGGCGATCGCGCCCAGCGAGCTGAGCAGCCGCGTCAGCGCGCTGCGGTCGTCGGCCGTGGGCTTCACCGACACGATGGGTACGGGTGGCGGCACCTGCCCCACCGGCTCCCCGTCGGCGTCGAGCACCTCGAAGCCCCCGTCGCCGTCGGTGTCACCGTCGACGTCGGTCTCCCCGAGCCCGAGCCGCAGCCCCAGCACCAGCCCGAGCCCGAGTGGCCCGGTCGGCGGCTGTGGCACCCTGCGGGCCTGGGACTGGGGCACCGTCTACCTCGAGGGTGAGCTCGTCAAGCACGCCGGCCACAAGTGGCGGGCGCGCTGGTGGACCCTGGGCTCCGAGCCCGGCCTCACCGCGCAGTGGGAAGACAAGGGTCTCTGCTAG
- a CDS encoding carbohydrate ABC transporter permease, protein MTRVTNGVLHAVLALWAALVTLPLLWAVVSSLKTDEEIFDSPWSVPSKLHFENWGRAWQEAQIGRYLFNTLIVVGGALVLVMLLGSLVAYCLARYEFPGNRVIYYTLIAGMLFPVFLALVPLFFVVNRMGLLGTYHGLILVYAAYALPFTVFFLHGFFRTLPTAVAEAAFIDGASHAGVFWRVMLPMARPGLISVGIFNFLGLWNQYLLPVVLNPDPDRYVLSQGLAALAVSQGYRSDWSGLFAGLIIAIMPVLLAYVLFQRQIRAGLTAGAVK, encoded by the coding sequence ATGACTCGTGTTACCAACGGCGTGCTGCACGCGGTGCTCGCCCTCTGGGCGGCCCTCGTCACGCTGCCGCTGCTCTGGGCGGTCGTCTCGTCGCTCAAGACCGACGAGGAGATCTTCGACAGCCCGTGGTCGGTCCCGTCGAAGCTGCACTTCGAGAACTGGGGCCGGGCGTGGCAGGAGGCGCAGATCGGACGCTACCTGTTCAACACGCTGATCGTCGTCGGCGGCGCGCTGGTCCTGGTGATGCTGCTCGGCTCGCTCGTCGCCTACTGCCTGGCCCGCTACGAGTTCCCGGGCAACCGGGTCATCTACTACACGCTCATCGCGGGGATGCTCTTCCCGGTCTTCCTCGCCCTGGTGCCGCTCTTCTTCGTGGTCAACCGGATGGGGCTGCTCGGCACCTACCACGGGCTGATCCTGGTCTACGCCGCTTACGCCCTGCCGTTCACGGTCTTCTTCCTGCACGGCTTCTTCCGGACGCTGCCGACCGCCGTCGCCGAGGCCGCCTTCATCGACGGCGCCTCGCACGCCGGGGTCTTCTGGCGGGTCATGCTGCCGATGGCCCGGCCGGGCCTGATCAGCGTCGGCATCTTCAACTTCCTCGGGCTGTGGAACCAATACCTGCTGCCCGTGGTGCTCAACCCCGATCCGGATCGCTACGTGCTCTCCCAGGGCCTGGCCGCACTCGCGGTCAGCCAGGGCTACCGCAGCGACTGGAGCGGACTCTTCGCGGGACTGATCATCGCGATCATGCCGGTGCTCCTCGCGTACGTGCTGTTCCAACGGCAGATTCGCGCTGGTCTCACCGCGGGAGCGGTCAAGTAG
- a CDS encoding carbohydrate ABC transporter permease, with the protein MRHGRYRFLAGAMIPPLLLYGVFVLSPYAQAFYLAFTDWNGLSGQANLVGLENFGKLWSDPLFLAALRHNGLMLLVVPLVTIGLALFFAAMLGTGEKRRAASAYRIVYFFPQLLSVAIIAVLWQFVYTPNSGLLNGLLSGIGLPGLRRSWLAEPDLAIWAVMATMIWAAVGFYVVLFSAAMESIPADVLEAALLDGAGRMTTFRRITLPLVWDSVQVAWIYLGVAALDGFALVQIMTVGPGGPDNSTEVMGLSLYRNAFTYGKFGYASAMGVALFFLTLTLAVLLLRVSRRERVELS; encoded by the coding sequence ATGCGGCACGGTAGGTACCGGTTCCTGGCCGGGGCGATGATCCCGCCCCTGCTGCTCTACGGCGTGTTCGTGCTCTCGCCGTACGCCCAGGCTTTCTACCTGGCCTTCACGGACTGGAACGGCCTGTCCGGCCAGGCGAACCTGGTGGGACTAGAGAATTTCGGCAAGCTGTGGAGCGATCCGCTGTTCCTGGCGGCCCTGCGCCACAACGGGCTGATGCTGCTCGTCGTGCCGCTGGTCACCATCGGACTGGCGCTGTTCTTCGCGGCCATGCTCGGAACGGGGGAGAAGCGGCGGGCGGCGAGCGCCTACCGGATCGTCTACTTCTTCCCGCAGCTGCTCTCGGTGGCGATCATCGCGGTGCTCTGGCAGTTCGTCTACACCCCCAACAGCGGCCTGCTCAACGGGCTGCTGAGCGGGATCGGCCTGCCGGGCCTGCGGCGCAGCTGGCTCGCCGAGCCGGATCTCGCGATCTGGGCGGTGATGGCGACGATGATCTGGGCCGCCGTCGGCTTCTACGTGGTGCTCTTCTCGGCCGCGATGGAGTCGATCCCGGCCGACGTGCTGGAGGCGGCGCTGCTCGACGGCGCCGGCCGCATGACCACCTTCCGGCGGATCACCCTGCCGCTGGTCTGGGACAGCGTCCAGGTCGCCTGGATCTATCTCGGTGTCGCGGCGCTGGACGGGTTCGCCCTGGTGCAGATCATGACGGTCGGCCCCGGCGGGCCGGACAACTCCACCGAGGTGATGGGGTTGAGCCTTTACCGCAACGCCTTCACCTACGGCAAGTTCGGCTACGCCTCCGCGATGGGCGTCGCCCTCTTCTTCCTGACCCTCACGCTGGCGGTGCTGCTGCTGCGAGTGTCCCGGCGCGAACGGGTGGAGCTCTCATGA
- the ngcE gene encoding N-acetylglucosamine/diacetylchitobiose ABC transporter substrate-binding protein: protein MGVAGVAGAALAGCVTGGDDGDTGTKGDKSATNPLGVPVDAPLEVVIFKGGYGDDYAKQAGSLYTQKYPKAAIDHKGIQRVGDVLQPRFVADTPPDVVDNSGAGRLDLATLVASKKLKDLGELLDSPSVDDPSKKVRDTLLPGVVEDGTFDGSVQVLNFSSVLWGVWYSKSLFAKNGWTFPTTWEEMLTLGDTIKKTGVAPWTWQGKYPEYMNDPLQSLAAKAGGMDLVKAIDNLEPGAWQSAPMLAAAEAIHQLVVRGHIMTGSEALSHTEAQNAWCKGQAAFIPCGSWLEGEQQAVTPAGFDMVMAAVPALTGSDKLANGAVQGASSESFLVPAKAKNPQGGLEYLRLLFSKQVARGFAESAKALPVVIGATDGLTLSSGLSSVAAAAKAAGPNVFTYRFRTWYAPLSKAFDDATGELLTNRVNPAQWAERIQKAADSVAKDSSIVKHKR from the coding sequence GTGGGCGTCGCCGGTGTCGCCGGAGCCGCTCTCGCGGGCTGCGTCACCGGCGGCGACGACGGCGACACCGGCACCAAGGGCGACAAGAGCGCGACCAACCCGCTCGGCGTCCCGGTCGATGCCCCGCTCGAGGTCGTGATCTTCAAGGGCGGCTACGGCGACGACTACGCCAAGCAGGCGGGCAGCCTGTATACGCAGAAGTACCCGAAGGCGGCGATCGACCACAAGGGGATCCAGCGCGTCGGTGACGTGCTCCAGCCCCGCTTCGTCGCCGACACCCCGCCCGACGTCGTCGACAACAGCGGCGCCGGCCGGCTCGACCTCGCCACCCTCGTCGCGTCGAAGAAGCTCAAGGACCTGGGCGAGCTGCTCGACTCGCCGAGCGTCGACGACCCGAGCAAGAAGGTCCGCGACACGCTGCTGCCCGGCGTCGTCGAGGACGGCACCTTCGACGGCTCGGTGCAGGTCCTCAACTTCTCGTCCGTGCTGTGGGGGGTGTGGTATTCGAAGTCCCTCTTCGCGAAGAACGGCTGGACCTTCCCGACGACGTGGGAGGAGATGCTGACCCTCGGCGACACCATCAAGAAGACCGGCGTCGCGCCGTGGACGTGGCAGGGCAAGTACCCGGAGTACATGAACGACCCGCTGCAGTCCCTCGCGGCCAAGGCGGGCGGCATGGACCTGGTCAAGGCGATCGACAACCTGGAGCCCGGTGCCTGGCAGAGCGCGCCGATGCTCGCCGCCGCCGAGGCGATCCACCAGCTCGTCGTGCGGGGCCACATCATGACCGGCTCCGAGGCGCTGTCGCACACCGAGGCGCAGAACGCCTGGTGCAAGGGGCAGGCGGCCTTCATCCCGTGCGGTTCGTGGCTCGAGGGCGAGCAGCAGGCGGTCACCCCGGCCGGCTTCGACATGGTGATGGCGGCGGTGCCCGCGCTGACGGGCAGCGACAAGCTCGCCAACGGTGCGGTGCAGGGTGCCAGCAGTGAGTCGTTCCTGGTCCCGGCGAAGGCGAAGAACCCGCAGGGCGGTCTGGAATATCTCCGCCTGCTCTTCTCCAAGCAGGTCGCCCGGGGCTTCGCCGAGTCGGCGAAGGCGCTGCCGGTCGTCATCGGCGCCACCGACGGGCTCACCCTCTCCAGCGGCCTGTCGTCGGTCGCCGCGGCGGCGAAGGCGGCCGGTCCGAACGTCTTCACCTACCGCTTCCGCACCTGGTACGCACCGCTGAGCAAGGCGTTCGACGACGCGACCGGTGAGCTGCTCACCAACCGGGTCAACCCGGCGCAGTGGGCCGAGCGGATCCAGAAGGCCGCCGACTCGGTCGCCAAGGACAGCTCCATCGTCAAGCACAAGCGCTGA
- a CDS encoding sugar isomerase domain-containing protein, translating to MRTTEISSQAYLALISEAVAAVGREQEEAVQRAADLITASLDSGGVVQAFGCGHSEALAMEIAGRAGGLVPTNRIALRDIVLYGGLPREVLEDPMLERDPTVAHRLYELTAIKPADVFVVASNSGINGVVVEFALLVKEHGHQLIAITSTEHSARSTPRHPSGKRLSEIADIVLDNGAPYGDAAIGLPDGGAVGAVSSVTAAVLAQMIVTEVVRRQLAAGQTPPIYLSANVDGGHEHNQVWEQRYAGRIRRTA from the coding sequence GTGAGAACGACCGAGATCAGCAGTCAGGCGTATCTGGCCCTGATCAGCGAGGCCGTGGCCGCGGTGGGCCGCGAGCAGGAGGAGGCGGTGCAGCGCGCCGCCGACCTGATCACGGCCTCGCTCGACAGCGGCGGCGTGGTGCAGGCCTTCGGTTGCGGGCACTCCGAGGCCCTCGCCATGGAGATCGCCGGCCGGGCCGGTGGCCTCGTGCCCACCAACCGCATCGCCCTGCGCGACATCGTCCTCTATGGAGGGTTGCCGCGCGAGGTGCTGGAGGACCCCATGCTGGAGCGCGACCCCACGGTCGCCCACCGGCTCTACGAACTGACCGCCATCAAGCCGGCCGACGTCTTCGTCGTCGCCTCCAACTCCGGCATCAACGGCGTGGTCGTCGAGTTCGCCCTGCTCGTCAAGGAGCACGGGCACCAGCTCATCGCGATCACCTCGACGGAGCACAGCGCGCGCTCGACACCCCGGCACCCGTCGGGCAAGCGCCTGTCGGAGATCGCCGACATCGTCCTGGACAACGGGGCACCCTACGGCGACGCGGCGATCGGGCTGCCCGACGGCGGCGCGGTCGGTGCGGTCTCGTCGGTCACGGCGGCGGTGCTGGCCCAGATGATCGTCACCGAGGTCGTGCGCCGTCAGCTCGCGGCGGGACAGACCCCGCCCATCTACCTGTCCGCCAACGTCGACGGCGGACATGAGCACAACCAGGTATGGGAACAGCGGTACGCCGGTCGCATCCGGCGTACCGCCTGA
- a CDS encoding MurR/RpiR family transcriptional regulator codes for MTVSPTGVLGRLKMELPTLPDALQRVAEQILEDPAEAAQASIVDLAERSGTSTATVTRFCRVLGFAGYAALRVAIATESGRAQQARWETDIDGDIEPDDPLDRVLGIIAGADARAIQETADRLDLAEVARVADAIATASRVELFGLGSSGTSGREMAFRLERIRVPCWFRPDAHTALTNAALLGPGDVAIGLSHSGRTREVIETLAVAAEQGALTVAVTSFARSPLADAADVVLTTAAHETTFRLAALSALHSQLVALDLVYVAVAQRTYARTTEAFEVTARAVQAHRLHDEASGARRARQRKTPTEDK; via the coding sequence GTGACGGTCTCGCCAACGGGTGTGCTCGGTCGGCTGAAGATGGAGCTGCCCACCCTGCCCGACGCGCTACAGCGGGTCGCGGAGCAGATCCTCGAGGACCCGGCCGAGGCGGCCCAGGCGTCCATCGTGGACCTGGCGGAACGCTCTGGCACCTCCACCGCGACGGTCACCCGCTTCTGCCGGGTGCTCGGCTTCGCCGGTTATGCCGCCCTGCGAGTGGCGATCGCCACCGAGAGCGGCCGGGCCCAGCAGGCCCGCTGGGAAACCGACATCGACGGCGACATCGAGCCCGACGACCCGCTCGACCGGGTGCTCGGCATCATCGCCGGTGCCGACGCCCGCGCGATCCAGGAGACCGCCGACCGGCTCGACCTCGCCGAGGTGGCCCGGGTCGCCGACGCGATCGCGACCGCCTCCCGGGTCGAGCTCTTCGGCCTCGGCAGCAGCGGCACGTCCGGCCGGGAGATGGCGTTCCGACTGGAGCGCATCCGGGTGCCCTGCTGGTTCCGCCCCGACGCGCACACCGCGCTCACCAACGCGGCGCTGCTCGGCCCCGGCGATGTCGCCATCGGACTGTCGCACAGCGGCCGCACCCGTGAGGTGATCGAGACCCTCGCCGTCGCCGCCGAGCAGGGCGCGCTGACCGTCGCGGTGACCTCCTTCGCCCGCTCGCCGCTCGCCGACGCGGCCGATGTCGTGCTGACCACGGCCGCCCACGAGACGACCTTCCGGCTCGCCGCGCTCTCCGCGCTGCACTCCCAGCTGGTCGCGCTCGACCTGGTCTATGTGGCGGTCGCGCAGCGCACCTACGCCCGCACCACCGAGGCGTTCGAGGTGACGGCGCGGGCCGTGCAGGCACACCGCCTGCACGACGAGGCTTCCGGCGCACGTCGCGCCCGGCAGCGGAAAACACCCACGGAGGACAAGTGA